The stretch of DNA ATGATTGGTGGGGAACCAACATCACTTATTTAGGATATTTTTTATTGTATTTAGGTTTAATGTGGATGTTGTTCGATAAGAATACGCGTTTTGGAGATTTAAAAAAGAAAATCGATAAAATAGAAAGTAAGAAAGCAGCATTAAGTTTACTAATATTCTTTACTTCATTTTTAAGTTTTGCACAAGATCATGAACATGAAACAGTAAACGAACAAAAAGCATTAGAATTAATTAATAAATATAAGGTTTCACAAGATCACGCTGATAGATTTGGTAAAATGGTAATCCAAGATCAAGGTGGAAGAATGAAGCCTATTAATACTTTTTCTTCTGAATTATTACGTAAAGTTTCTAAAAGCGATACTTATGAAGGAATGGATTCTGATCAAGTTTTTCTTTCAATGACGCAATTTCCTCAATATTGGTACAACATGCCAATTATTTATTTAACAAGAGGAAACGATAGTATTCGTAAAGTAATTGGTGTTCCTTTAGATACAAAAAAAGCTCGTTTAATAGATTTCTTTGATGAAAAGGGAAATTATAAATTGTCGTCTTTTTTAGATGAGGCTTACAAAACAAACATGCCAAATAATTTTCAGAAAGATTATAAAGAAACAGACAAGAGAGTTAACCTATTATATAGTGCTTTAAGTGGACAAATTTTAAAAGTTTATCCTATTCCTAATGATCCCAATAATAAATGGTTATCATTCTTGGAGATTACAGAACCAACAGGAACTTCATTGGACACAATCAGAAGTTTAATGCCAATATATCTAGATGCGATTACAAAAGCTTCTCAAAACAATGATTATAATTTTGCCGATTCTCTTTTAGTTGGTTTGCATAAATATCAAGTTCGTTTTGGAGCGGAGGTAATGCCAAGTGAAGATAAGATTAATGCTGAAATTATATATAATAAATACGATGTGTTTAAGCGCTTGTTTTATTTGTATATGCTGGCTGGTGTTTTAATGTTGTTATTAGCTATTGTACAATTATTTTCTAAATCAAAACTTGTAGCTAAATCGGTAAATATATTTTACGGAATTCTAATTTTCTTTTTTGTTCTACATACATTAGGTTTAATTGCACGTTGGTATATTTCTGGCCATGCACCATGGAGTGATGCTTATGAAAGTATGATTTACGTTGCTTGGGCAACTATGTTGTTTGGTGTTTTATTCGGAAAAAAATCGAAACTTACAGTTGCTTCAACTGCATTTGTAACTTCAATGATTTTAATGGTAGCACATTGGAACTGGATGGATCCTGCGATTGCAAATCTACAACCTGTATTAAATTCCTATTGGTTAATGATTCACGTTGCTGTAATTGTTGCGAGTTATGGTCCGTTTACTTTAGGTATGATTTTAGGAGTTGTTTCATTGTTGTTAATAATTTTCGTAAACGAAAACAATAAAAATAAATTAAAACTAGCAATAGATGAGTTAAGTTATATTAACGAAATGGCATTGACAGTTGGTTTAGTGATGTTAACAATTGGTAATTTCTTAGGTGGACAATGGGCCAATGAAAGTTGGGGACGTTACTGGGGTTGGGACCCAAAAGAAACTTGGGCTTTAATCAGTATTATGGTATATGCGTTTGTTATTCATGCGCGTTTAGTTCCAGGTTTAAGAGGAAGATGGGCTTTCAATGTAATGAGTGTTTTTGCATTTTATTCTATTTTAATGACCTATTTTGGAGTGAACTTCTATTTAGTAGGATTACATTCTTATGCAAGTGGAGATAAAGTAGTGACACCTACATTTGTTTATGTTTCAGTTGGTATAGCTGTTTTATTAAGTATACTTTCATACATAAAATACAAGAAATATTTCAAGAAATAAAAAAGAGCGGATTTTAATCCGCTCTTTTTTTTGTATGTAAGTTAGTTCGATTTTTATTTTTTAAAAGCTCTTTGCGTTCTCTATGTCGCATGTATGTATAATGATGTTGAATGGTATTAATAAAGCTTAAAATCATTCCAATCCCAACTACTATATATATAATTGTGAATATTTTTCCAGCATCTGTTTTTGGACTAAAATCGCCATAACCTATAGTTGTTAAGGTTACTACAGAAAAATAAAGAGAATCTACAACACTCCATCCTTCTAAGTAATGATAAGTCATGGTTCCCACCAAAATGATGATTACTGTTGTAATTAGTAAATCTCTATACTCATCGTCTTGTAAAAAAGAAATAATAGTTTTAAAGAAGAACATATGTAAGATTTATAGTTTTTTAAAGTTACAAATTTTAAAAATTGTTTAACGATGTAAAATTAATTATTTTGGTAACTTTGAGAAAAATAAAATTATGATTAAGAAAATTGCACAGTTGTTTATGTTTGGTTTAACTATAATTGGTTGCAAACAGCAGGAAAGTTTAAATAAAAAATTAACGGCTCAAGATAATATGGAAAAGCAATCAATTCACCAATTTACAGTAGAAAATATTGAAGGAAATGCATTCAATTTTAAAGATTTAGCTGGAAAGAAAATAATGGTTGTAAACACCGCATCAAAATGTGGTTTAACACATCAATACAAGCAACTTGAAGAAGTTTACGAAAAATATAAAGATCAAAATTTTATAATTGTAGGTTTTCCGGCTAACAACTTTTTAAGTCAAGAACCAGGAACCGATTCTGAAATTGCAACTTTTTGTGAACGCAATTATGGGGTTACGTTTCCAATGATGAGCAAAATTTCTGTAAAAGGTGATGATATGCACGAAGTTTATCAGTTTTTAACTCAAAAATCTAAGAATGGAGTTGCTGATAGTGAAGTAGAATGGAATTTTCAAAAATATCTTTTAAACGAAAAAGGAGAATTAGAAATGATTATTTCTCCGAGAACGTTACCAAATGACGAAAAAATAATCAACTGGATTGAAGGAAAATAAGATGTCAACACAAATTAGTCCAATTATTAGCGTAGCGGAACTTCAAAGTCTTTTACAAACGAAGGAAGAAGTTTTAATTTTTGATGTTTCAAATGGAAAAGAAGCAAAAGAAAATTATGAAAAGAAACATTTAAAAAACGCATTATTTGTTGATATCAATTCTCAGTTAGCCAACATCAAAGAAAATTTAGCGGAAGGCGGCCGTCATCCGCTTCCAGAAATAAAAGATTTTGCAAAAGTTTTGGGTCAATTAGGAATTTCGCCTGCAACTCATGTTGTAGTGTATGATGATAAAAATGGCGCAAATGCTGCAGCTCGTTTTTGGTGGATGTTAAAAGCAGTCAATCATAATAAAGTTCAAGTTTTAGATGGAGGTTTAGCAAATGCCGAAAAAAATAACTTTCCAATTGATAACGAGGTCGTAATTTCAAAATCTGTTAGCGATTATCCTGTTGAAAAATGGGTTTTACCACAAGTTACAATTGAAACAATTGACAAAGTTAAAGAACAAAATGATTATGTAATTGTTGATGTTCGTGAAGAAAGTAGATATTCAGGTCTTACCGAACCAATAGATTTAATTGCGGGACATATTCCAGGAGCAATCAATATTCCATTTGTAAATAATTTAGATGAGAATGGACTATTTTTAGAAAAAGAAAAGTTACAACAAGTTTATAATAAAGTTTTAGATGCTGTTAAACCTGAAAATGTAATTATTCACTGTGGTTCTGGAGTTACAGCTTGTCATACGATTTTAGCAATGCACTATGCAGGATTTGAATTTCCTAATTTGTATGTAGGATCTTGGAGCGAATGGTCTCGAAATAATAAAGAAATGGTTTTAAAGCATTAATTGCATAAAAACAGAGTGTAGCCAACGATCAAATTTATAACCGGAATCTTTTATAAAACCAGCTTGTCGAAATCCGAATTTTTCATGGAAAGCGATGCTTCCAGTATTTTCAGAATCAATAACACCTATCATGGTATGCAAATTCTGTTTTTTAGCAAGTATTATCAATTCTTCGAGTAAAAGTTTACCAATTCCTTTTCCTAAATGATTTGGATGTGCATAAACCGAATGTTCAACCGTAAATTTATAAGCTTCTCTAAACCTAAATTCGCTGTAATAACCAAAACCAATTACTTCATTATTTTCTTCAGCAACAATGATAGGAAATTTTTTATCTAATTTGTCTTTAAAAATCTCCAATTGGGTTTCAAGTGTTCTTGGTTTGTAATCATACAAAGCAGTCGAATTTAGAATATTGTAATTGATGATATCTAAAATAGACTTGCAATCATCTTCTTTATAACTACGAATTTTAATCGACATTTTTAAAAAAATTATGAAGTAAAAATACTAAAACCTTTCATACTTTGTATCTTTGTTGTAAGAAATAAAAACTCATGATTTATCCAAAAATTCCTTTAGCTCAAAGCGTAATTGAGATTTGTCGTTTACAAGGAATTAAACACATTATAATTTCTCCAGGTTCTCGAAACGCCCCGCTAACTATTGGTTTTTCAAATAATCCTAATTTTAAATGTTATAGTATTGTAGATGAGCGTTGTGCTGCATTTTTTGCATTGGGTATTGCACAGCAATTACGCGAACCAACAGCTGTTGTTTGCACATCAGGATCAGCTTTACTAAATTATTATCCAGCGGTTTCTGAAGCTTTTTATAGCCAAATTCCGTTAATTGTAATTTCTGCTGATCGTCCGCATGATAAAATTGATATTGGCGATGGACAAACCATTAGACAAGAAAATGTTTATGTAAATCATATTCTATTTAATGCTAATCTTTCCGAAAATGCATCTAAAGAAAATGATTTCTTAATTCAAAAAGCTATTACTCTTTCTAAAACCGAAAAAGGACCTGTACATATTAATGTTCCATTTGAAGAACCTTTGTATGAAACGGAAGATTTTTGTTCGGTAAACCCAAAAATTGAAAATTTTGATACTACATTTCAGTTTGAAACTATTAATGAAGAAACTTTATCAGTTTGGAACCAAGCAAAGAAAAAATTAATTCTTGTTGGCGAACTATTTCCTAAAACTATTTCGAACGAAATAATAGATTCTTTTGCAAATGATGATAGTGTAGTAGTTTTCACTGAGAAAACTTCTAATTTTAGTCATGAAAATTTTGTAAGTAATATCGATACTATAATTACACCTTTCAATGAAGATGATTTTAAAAATCTTCAACCCGATTTATTGGTAACATTTGGTGGAATGGTGGTTTCAAAACGCATTAAAGCTTTTTTAAGAAAATATAAACCGCAAAACCATTGGCACATAGATTTATGGAGAGCTTATGATACTTATGGTTGTTTAACAAAGCAATTTAAAACCACACCAGAATTGTTTTTTAACCAAGTTTATAATTCTCAAACTTCTATTTCAAGTGATTATAAAACTTGGATAAAAGAATTGATGCAATATAGAACTACGAAACAAAATGAGTTTACTAAGGAAATTCCATTTTCTGATTTTAAAGTATTCGATTTTCTTTCAAAATCGTTGCCAAAAAAAATTCAGTTACAGATTAGTAACAGTTCTGCAATTCGATATTTGCAATTAATGCCATTAAGTTCGGAAATTGAAGTTTTTTGCAATCGTGGAACTAGCGGAATAGACGGTTCAACATCTACCGCAATTGGAGCTTCAGTTGTAAATAATAAACCAACGGTTTTAATTACTGGTGATATTAGTTTCTTTTACGACAGTAATGCTTTATGGAATAATTATGTTCCAAAAAACTTTAAAATTATTTTAGTGAATAATGGAGGCGGTGGAATTTTTAGAATTCTTCCTGGTCATAAAGAAACGGAAACGTTTAATACTTATTTTGAAACTTCTCATCAATTAAATGCAAATCATTTATGTAAAATGTATGGCTTTGATTATTTAACGGCTGCTAATGAAATTGAATTAGTTGAGAGTTTTGAGAAGTTGATTTCTAATAATGAAAGTCCAAGTTTGTTAGAAATTTTTACTCCAGAAAAGATAAATGATAAAGTTTTGAAAGAATACTTTAATAAATTGTTATGAAAATTTAATTTCTGACAAATATCATGTATTTATTTAATTAAAAAATTGTACATTTGGTAAAATCATAACAATTAAAAAGTACAATTATGAGTAAAAGAGACGAATTAATTACAAAATATGCAGCCGATTTAAAGGATAAATGCGGAGTAACTGCAGATATGGATTTATTAACTAAAGTTACTATTGGTTGTGGTCCTTCAATTTATAATGCAGATTCATCTACAGTTTCTGGTTCTGATGAAAAAGAATTAGCTACAGTTAAAAATAATTTCCTTATTAAAAAACTTGGTTTAAAAGATGGTCCAGAATTAGATAAAGCAATTGCAGCTGTTATTGATCAATATGGTAAATCTAACAAAAATAAATACAGAGCAGTTTTCTATTATTTGCTAACAAAGCATTTCAAAAAAGAATCGGTTTATAAATAAAAATCGTTCCTATCCAAATGATTTAATCCCGAAGAAATTCGGGATTTTTTTATACAAGTTTTTTAAATCTATTTTGAATTCCTACCTTAGCATTAGAATAAAAAAATAATATGATTTCAGAAGCACAATTTCAAGAAGAGTTAGATATAATTATAAAAAATGCTATTAGAGAAGATGTGGGAGATGGAGACCATAGTTCTTTAGCATGTATTCCTGAAGATGCACAAGGTAGCGCAAAGTTATTGGTAAAAGATAACGGTATTATTGCTGGTGTTGAGTTTGCTAAAATGGTTTTTAAATATGTTGACCCAGAAATGAAAGTGGATACTTTTATTAATGATGGTCAAGAAGTAGTTTATGGAGATGTTGCTTTTCATGTTCACGGTCGTTCGCAATCTATTTTAAAAGCAGAACGTTTAGTTTTAAATGCCATGCAACGCATGAGTGCTATTGCAACTAAAACAAAGTTTTACGTTGATTTATTAGAAGGAACCGATACTAAAATTTTAGATACTCGTAAAACAACCCCAGGTATCAGAGCTTTAGAAAAATGGGCTGTTAAAATAGGTGGTGGAGAAAATCATCGATTTGCTCTATATGATATGATAATGCTAAAAGATAATCATATCGATTTTGCTGGAGGAATTACTAAAGCCATTGAAAAAACTAAAAATTATTTAAAAGAGAACAATAAAGACCTAAAAATAATTGTTGAAGCTCGTGATTTAGAGGAAGTAAAAGAAATTTTGCAATCTGGTGGTGTTTATAGAATTCTATTAGATAATTTCGATTATGAGATGACAAGAGAAGCGGTTCGACTAATTGGTACGAAATCTTTAACAGAATCTTCAGGTGGAATTAATGAGGAAACTATAAGAAAATATGCTGAGTGTGGCGTTAATTATATTTCATCAGGCGCTTTAACACATTCTGTTTATAATATGGATTTAAGTTTAAAAGTGATTTAATCGATGTCGGAACTAATAGAAGAGAAATTAAACAAAATTCCAGTTGTCAAACAACTAGTTTTAATAGCAAAGAAAATTACTTTAAAATCTCTTGAAGGGCTTTCGCTTTACGATATTTTAGAAATGTATGTAATGGGAATTCTGAAAGGAGCGTTTTCTTATAGAGCTAGTGCCATTGCATTTAGTTTTTTTATGGCTTTGTTCCCTTTTGCTCTTTTTATCTTGAACCTTATTCCTTATATTCCGATAGATAATTTTCAAGACGATTTTTTAGAGTTTGTTTCTCAAAATGTTCCGCCCAATACTTTTGAAGCTATTCAAACTATTATAACCGATATTTTAAATAATAGTTATAAAGGATTGCTTTCTTCGGGTTTTATATTGTCTATTTTTTTAATGACAAATGGTATAAATGCTATTCTAGGCGGATTTGAAATGTCGGAACACATTACTATAACACGAGGTTTTTTCCGTCAGTATTTTATTGCTTTAGCAATTTCTATAGCTCTTTCATTAATATTAATTATAA from Flavobacterium haoranii encodes:
- the ccsA gene encoding cytochrome c biogenesis protein — protein: MPIREGEASNTIYSDKTYITAFVDGEYNGEMKRKTYDNHWQYFSPITNNNFSIKGEFNNIPFEIQYDNFVMNATQTFKEDKNGDLYIKMVESGGGTRHDHFLKSGEVQNIHNVLFAFNKQTQGAINISTYEGAYFIQTPFEGDFMRMADQMKGSVVKDSIQPLNLRSLYNVAGTQFVFPDPATTGVLEMQSNGDFKDKQTDDALTVKVIAQGKEEKVTLVGSKGKQGEPQSVKVGDLEFTLFFGSKVYELPFSLKLEDFIAEKYPGTEKSYSSYKSILQLTNNETKETFRDSVFMNNILDYDGYRFFQAGFDPDEKGTILSVNHDWWGTNITYLGYFLLYLGLMWMLFDKNTRFGDLKKKIDKIESKKAALSLLIFFTSFLSFAQDHEHETVNEQKALELINKYKVSQDHADRFGKMVIQDQGGRMKPINTFSSELLRKVSKSDTYEGMDSDQVFLSMTQFPQYWYNMPIIYLTRGNDSIRKVIGVPLDTKKARLIDFFDEKGNYKLSSFLDEAYKTNMPNNFQKDYKETDKRVNLLYSALSGQILKVYPIPNDPNNKWLSFLEITEPTGTSLDTIRSLMPIYLDAITKASQNNDYNFADSLLVGLHKYQVRFGAEVMPSEDKINAEIIYNKYDVFKRLFYLYMLAGVLMLLLAIVQLFSKSKLVAKSVNIFYGILIFFFVLHTLGLIARWYISGHAPWSDAYESMIYVAWATMLFGVLFGKKSKLTVASTAFVTSMILMVAHWNWMDPAIANLQPVLNSYWLMIHVAVIVASYGPFTLGMILGVVSLLLIIFVNENNKNKLKLAIDELSYINEMALTVGLVMLTIGNFLGGQWANESWGRYWGWDPKETWALISIMVYAFVIHARLVPGLRGRWAFNVMSVFAFYSILMTYFGVNFYLVGLHSYASGDKVVTPTFVYVSVGIAVLLSILSYIKYKKYFKK
- a CDS encoding potassium channel family protein → MFFFKTIISFLQDDEYRDLLITTVIIILVGTMTYHYLEGWSVVDSLYFSVVTLTTIGYGDFSPKTDAGKIFTIIYIVVGIGMILSFINTIQHHYTYMRHRERKELLKNKNRTNLHTKKRAD
- a CDS encoding glutathione peroxidase codes for the protein MFGLTIIGCKQQESLNKKLTAQDNMEKQSIHQFTVENIEGNAFNFKDLAGKKIMVVNTASKCGLTHQYKQLEEVYEKYKDQNFIIVGFPANNFLSQEPGTDSEIATFCERNYGVTFPMMSKISVKGDDMHEVYQFLTQKSKNGVADSEVEWNFQKYLLNEKGELEMIISPRTLPNDEKIINWIEGK
- a CDS encoding sulfurtransferase; translated protein: MSTQISPIISVAELQSLLQTKEEVLIFDVSNGKEAKENYEKKHLKNALFVDINSQLANIKENLAEGGRHPLPEIKDFAKVLGQLGISPATHVVVYDDKNGANAAARFWWMLKAVNHNKVQVLDGGLANAEKNNFPIDNEVVISKSVSDYPVEKWVLPQVTIETIDKVKEQNDYVIVDVREESRYSGLTEPIDLIAGHIPGAINIPFVNNLDENGLFLEKEKLQQVYNKVLDAVKPENVIIHCGSGVTACHTILAMHYAGFEFPNLYVGSWSEWSRNNKEMVLKH
- a CDS encoding GNAT family N-acetyltransferase translates to MSIKIRSYKEDDCKSILDIINYNILNSTALYDYKPRTLETQLEIFKDKLDKKFPIIVAEENNEVIGFGYYSEFRFREAYKFTVEHSVYAHPNHLGKGIGKLLLEELIILAKKQNLHTMIGVIDSENTGSIAFHEKFGFRQAGFIKDSGYKFDRWLHSVFMQLML
- the menD gene encoding 2-succinyl-5-enolpyruvyl-6-hydroxy-3-cyclohexene-1-carboxylic-acid synthase → MIYPKIPLAQSVIEICRLQGIKHIIISPGSRNAPLTIGFSNNPNFKCYSIVDERCAAFFALGIAQQLREPTAVVCTSGSALLNYYPAVSEAFYSQIPLIVISADRPHDKIDIGDGQTIRQENVYVNHILFNANLSENASKENDFLIQKAITLSKTEKGPVHINVPFEEPLYETEDFCSVNPKIENFDTTFQFETINEETLSVWNQAKKKLILVGELFPKTISNEIIDSFANDDSVVVFTEKTSNFSHENFVSNIDTIITPFNEDDFKNLQPDLLVTFGGMVVSKRIKAFLRKYKPQNHWHIDLWRAYDTYGCLTKQFKTTPELFFNQVYNSQTSISSDYKTWIKELMQYRTTKQNEFTKEIPFSDFKVFDFLSKSLPKKIQLQISNSSAIRYLQLMPLSSEIEVFCNRGTSGIDGSTSTAIGASVVNNKPTVLITGDISFFYDSNALWNNYVPKNFKIILVNNGGGGIFRILPGHKETETFNTYFETSHQLNANHLCKMYGFDYLTAANEIELVESFEKLISNNESPSLLEIFTPEKINDKVLKEYFNKLL
- a CDS encoding DUF2853 family protein, which encodes MSKRDELITKYAADLKDKCGVTADMDLLTKVTIGCGPSIYNADSSTVSGSDEKELATVKNNFLIKKLGLKDGPELDKAIAAVIDQYGKSNKNKYRAVFYYLLTKHFKKESVYK
- the nadC gene encoding carboxylating nicotinate-nucleotide diphosphorylase translates to MISEAQFQEELDIIIKNAIREDVGDGDHSSLACIPEDAQGSAKLLVKDNGIIAGVEFAKMVFKYVDPEMKVDTFINDGQEVVYGDVAFHVHGRSQSILKAERLVLNAMQRMSAIATKTKFYVDLLEGTDTKILDTRKTTPGIRALEKWAVKIGGGENHRFALYDMIMLKDNHIDFAGGITKAIEKTKNYLKENNKDLKIIVEARDLEEVKEILQSGGVYRILLDNFDYEMTREAVRLIGTKSLTESSGGINEETIRKYAECGVNYISSGALTHSVYNMDLSLKVI
- a CDS encoding YihY/virulence factor BrkB family protein; this translates as MSELIEEKLNKIPVVKQLVLIAKKITLKSLEGLSLYDILEMYVMGILKGAFSYRASAIAFSFFMALFPFALFILNLIPYIPIDNFQDDFLEFVSQNVPPNTFEAIQTIITDILNNSYKGLLSSGFILSIFLMTNGINAILGGFEMSEHITITRGFFRQYFIALAISIALSLILIITVVAIVFFEVLIQKIMSKGFITDDVYLIEWGRYLFVILMILITTSILYKYGTKETSNITFISYGAVLTTILIILSSYIFGIYVEKFARYNELYGSIGTLLVLMFYIWINCMVLLLGFELNATINRLKRKNLYI